atttgaattttaattttgtgtAAGGTTGACGACTAACCTCAGTTTCTCTTTTCTGAGATTTGATAGAGGCCTCAGCTTTTGCATTCACAAATCGCCACTGCAAATAATGGTTATGAAGCAATCTTAGAGAATGCACAGCTTCTTGATGACTGACAATTTTCCTTCCCTTTCTACTGAAATCAGttacatgctttgcatgagggaCTGGAGGCAGAGGAAGCCCACTACCCGTCTTCACAGAATTAGTATACTGCTTGCCTTTCATAGAATGTATCAGAGAGTATTCAAATGTAGAGGATTGTGGAAAATCAAGGGACCGGGAGCAAGGTGAAGCAAAGAATTTAGAGGAATCAGCAGCCGTTCCATTAGGCCTGTTAAGATTTCTATCTGCCAAAAATCTACTGGAGACCTTAGGCAACATACCCGTCTCCGGCATAGAAGAGCGGAGATCAGGAAGTGACTGAGTGGAACTGCTTTGGGATAAGTGGTTGCCTTCAATATTATGATTTTCACAATTTTCATGACCGTCACAACCAGAACAAGTTGATCGAGATGGCGACGACGATGGCGATGTCAATGGAGATGGagatggagatggagatgatTCAATCAAATTTGAACTACCCAAATGGGACGATGACATCCCTGAGGATTGCAAGAGCTTTGCAGCGGCTGAGATGGTGCTGGGGGTAGATCGCTGCTGCATCAGTCGtaatttagaggaagaagtggcAGTAGTGGCAACTGTCGGGGTATCCGGCCGGAAGTGAGATCTGGAAGTTGGTTGATCTGGTCTGCTACTTGCACCATTCTCCTTGAAAAGTTTCATCACAGCGCGATGCTGATGCTTCCTCTGCGGTGGGCTCCGAGTGAAGTCAGTCATGGTGGGTCTGTTCTCGTCGGAACAGGAGAGAGGCTCTGTTTGCCGCTGCTTCTGCACAGAGCTGGATCGCTGCTTATTATTGGGCAGaggggaggaagaagaagaggaagatggtGCCACCGGAGACATGAATCTAGAGCTCACCTCCCTCACCCTTGGCCGCCGGTGAGTATGAGGGGGAGGAGGTGGAGGAAGATGAGGATTAACAGCCTGGTCTTGCATCGATGCGCCAACTTCTACCATCGATTCACTCATTTCTTTCTTCAGAATCGAATTCccaaagaggaaaaaaaaatccaattctCTGGATTTGAATCTAAATATTCTGAATTTGTGAAATTAAGGAGATATTTTTGGCAGTGGTGGAAGAGAGACTATTGGGCTGTTTTTCTGCTGCAAGAAGAGTTGAATCGGCAAGATGAGAAAACTAGCCGTTACTTGGAGCAGTTCCAAACGgtcttatttttttgaaaagggCGTTTTCCTTTATTAGAGCTTCCCGtttgttaattattaaaataattatttggaaTCTATTACGTTGAGTGAtcctatgttttttttttattttttttattttatgaataaattataatttaattctatgatataataaaatatacacattaatctctataatttttaaaaaataactatttgaTCCTACAATTTTagaaaactaataaattagttattactataaaaaaatatggtTATGCCATCATTATTTAAGGACTATTTTGCTACATATATTTAgattataagaattaatttgTTGAAATATATGCAATTATAGATACTAAAttgttaacaaaataaaaaaaattgctatatagattaacttatttatttttttaaattataaaaattaaataattaatttttaaaaatataaagactaatatataaattttattaaattataaaaactaaaatgtAGTTTACATGTGATCCTAAATAACAATGATTTTTCAGTTTTGGTTTATAGCATAAATTtactttaatattaaataaaataataataacaataataataataaagtattgtAAATTAAAGCGTAAATTTCGATAATATAATAAGAaaggataaattattatttttttaattttagttaatttttttaaataattttagataaattagaaagattattaataattttaatcaagtGATTAATTGGGATTAAAATTTACTTATATGGCATGTTGATTtaacaaagaaaaataatattttaatatgatccctctgttataatatgataaatttttattttagccAAAACTTTACCTAAATTGTTAATTTTagcctatttatttatttattttttaattttagtaaaaaaataaaaaatgatgtaACAAAAACTAAAGTGATTATTCGGTTAGTGTAGAAATTAATTGTTTAATATGAACCCATTTGAATATGATTTGATGctagaaattcaataatttatattaattttacacAAAGAAATAagataaagatattttattattataccaATATAAATTCTTTTTTCAATCTAGAttaatattgaattatttttgtaaataagtctcatattttaaattgaCTATTTACAAATATTAGAAATAAGCTTCCtgctataaattattttagataaagagtaattttttattttatttttatccactATTAAGCTATATTTAATTTGTAAACAAGTGCCTCTCAATTTCAAGCTAAGTTAGTGCCAATTTTTTACAATGTAGTCCTAtccaaaaataatttgattaaactatttttattttgataaattactGCATCAATATGGTTTGATTCGAGCgagtatgaaaattttaattaaattaaaaagtaattagcttaaaattgtgaaattgcgtaaaaaattattaagttatataatttatttttaataagatgGGTTCtcgaatataaaattataattttgctGACTAATAATGCCACATAAGCATACTCCATTCTCTCAATCCACCTTTGgctaaaattattaatgacTTTTCTAATttgactaaaattatataaaaaaaattggttaaaattaaaaaatcacttaaatattttactaaaaatgataatttatcataaaaaaaaatgtatggAGAATTGAGAGAAGAaaaatgataatattttttaaggtTAAATTTAGGGGTGAGCAATATTCggtttaaactgaaaaaatcgatcgaactgaattaatttgaaaattcagtttGTTTTTTTAtgtcggttcgatttttaattttaaaaattttgattaaaaaaataaaaaaaaccaaatcgaatcgattagtgataatagtatatttagattagatcatattaaaattaaaatatttcaattaaattttaaaataaataaaatgtaaagaataaaaaatttattaaaaatttaaaaataaaaaaattattaaaaattttaaccgattaaatcaaatcgaatcaaattgattcagtttgattcggtttttgattaaaatcgattcgattcgattttcataaatattaaaattttaatttttaatttattcagttggATTCAATTTTGAATCGAATCGACCGAATGGTGATCTATCAAAATCCACTACTCAACTCTTAATCAGGTACAAATAACTTTAAATTCAACTTTTTACTCATATTTCTCTAAATCTCTGCATGATTGGCTAGATTAGTCCTCTCATTGTCAAAATGAAAACGTTTTAGGAACATgctcatgaaaaaaaaaattatgaaaggtattataatattaattattatattaataaaataattataaaattatatacattataATAAATTGGTAAAAGATTTACCTACAGAAGCTTTCTATTGAAAGAGTTGGAGTTAATTTCTTTGCACCAAACATCGGTACGTGATTTTGGGAGAAAATGTTTTCAACATCTTATTCAACTACTACCACTCTCCCATATCAAGGCTTCCCTTGAAGCTTTATGAGGTTGATTCGATTATGAGGGTGAAGCAAAGTATAATAACTATGGTAGAAGGAGCTAAGATAGGTTGCATGGACAATTTGGGCATAAAATTTTACGCTGTATTCGATTATGAAAGTGAAGCGaagtattataattattattcaagATGTTTGTaggttcaaaaaaaaaaaagttttattttaaatttatgctAATCACAATTTGAATTAGGATCGAAAAAACCGactgaatcgaattaatttaaaaatttgattggttttttatttatttcggttcaatttaatttttaatttcaaaaattttgattatttcagttcggttcggttcgattttgatcagaaaaaaattaaaaaaccgaaccgaaccaattattgataataatatattattttcaataatattgagagattatatcatatcaagattaaaatattcaaattaaattttaaaatactaaaaataaagtgtaaaaaataaaacatttattaaaaattcaaatcgatcaaatcgaattgaatcagaccgatttgattcggtttctgatcaaaatcagttcggtttgatttttataaatactaaaattttgattttcagtttattcggttcagttcgattttgaatcgaaccgattgaatgctcacccctaatctgaatgatttttttttttttttataatgttggCAAAGATTAATTGAGGAAAGATGTAAAATGATTATGTTCATAGATATGCAAAAGCTCTATTTATCTTTGCCATTCATGAGTCTTTTTCTTATGCAAAAGCTCTATTTATCTTTGCCATTCATGAGGCTTTTTCTTGTTGCATATGGCATCACCGCTCTTGTTTAGgattaaataaaatgattcaTTAATAACAATGGTAATGCTACAATTAGTTCATGCACCTTTATCTCCTAACAATATGAAGAGAGTCCCCTCAATGAGTTAACCAGAAAAAAAAGAGACCTGACCGAAAAAAAGTCACTTAATTGGATAGAAAGGATGCATAAGGGCACTCGTAGGTCCTCTAGTGACCAAACTTCGAGAGTGGTCGATCGGTAACTAGCACTCGTGCTAGGAAGGATGGTGAAGCTAAACAATTAGCTTATATGAGGACCTaagttttgagaaaaaaattgtAGAAGAGGAAACTCACTGGATTTCTCAAAAAAAGACTTAAGTTATCACGAATAAGGCTCTCATACCATGTTATTCGATTggaaaaattatatattcttttattcACAATGAGTAAAATCTATATACAACCTATAGAGAATCTTCCTAATCAATACCATATACAAAATCCTAAATGGAGTCCTAAGTTAATGCTACATACTCCTAAGATTATGTTATCATATTTACAAGATAAACTTTCCTAATTAACTATAGCaataaaatatgatttataAGAGTTCAACTATGCCAACCCTAAGTCTTCTCTTCAAGGTCCTATTTGAGAGTTCAATTCCACggttaaatattctttttaagtGAATATTAAAACCCCTAACAAAATTTTAGAGCAAACCCTTACTCTTTACAATCTCATTCTTCTCATAAGAGTAAACATATACTCAATAACTTactcaaaataataaatacaatcAACAACCATCATTTAATCTCAAAACATAAATCAATTATAGCTCAAACtaactttcaagaaattaatactATGACTCAAGatttagagagagaaagagtgaaaaaatattgaatttgaataaatatgattcttgaaaaaatattgaatttgaataaatatgattcttataaattttcttaaataaaaactGATACGAAGCAACTAGTCTTAGACTTTATGGCAGAATTAGACCGagcctaacttttgctgccgacgtcCGATGGAGACCCACAATAGCTTTTCAAAAAGAGAATTTCGAGACGTATGACTTTGAAAAGTGTGACAAGGGTCACAGACCTATCACAAAGTTGGATATGAAAATTCCACCGTTTAGGGgattaattttgcattttaattattatttttggatatttttataattttacatattatgattttttttctattataaatagcatttCCTTGGCTATttgaaactcacttttcaatttttgaagaATTTTAATGAGACTTTTTGGcttctagcctatcttttcttttatatCGTCTTAGCCAAAAGATATTTGTTAAAACTCATGACGGAGTCTAATTAGTCCTTTATCATATTGGTATTAGAGCGAAGTTCGACTATGGTAGAcaaccaagaggcgcgacttgctaCAATTGAGTAATCTTTACTAGAATTGAGGGAGATAATTATACAGTTAGCCCTacagcagggaatccaccaaccccgCCGACGCTGAACGCCCCCAGCCAGTCGTCAATTCTGTGGCCGCCAATGCTGTGGTCACCAATCCTGTGCCTGCAAATCCCCAACAGAATTATCAGGAAGGTTACAAGATAAAGATataccttcaaaacttttctggttcaTTGGATGTAgaatatgttcttgattggtTGGCGGAGGTTGAGCATTTCTTCAAagttatgaacgtggaagaggatCGCAAGGTTCCAAATGTGGCCTATAAATTAAAAGGGGGTGCAACAGCCTGGTAGAATTCGTTTCAAAATGAACGCTATTGAAGAAGGCTAGAACCCATACGAAactgggtgttgatgaagcagataTTCAACAGCGGTTCTTGCCTAGTGATCATGCTCATATTttgtataaccggtatcatgactgtgtacaAGGAAATtgaagggtggatgaatatatCGAGGAGTTTTTAAGGTTGCAGGCGAGGTatgaaaactgtgagaacgaaGCTCAGCAGGTTACTCATTATCAGAAGGGACTAAATCACAAAATTcattgtatgatgggagtagttgcgattttcactttggcagatgccattgagatggcaaaaaaggcagaagagcgtgttgattggcaACCACAATAACAgtataaccaaaattttaattatagaaattttGATTCGACAGGAATGCAGCAGTATAGAGGCAATTACAGCGGGCAGCCTCTtaaggttgtaaattctggTAATCCTCATAATATTATGGAAGAAAGAAGAGACAGTAAGGGAAAAACAGTCGCTACTACACCAGACAAAGGAGGCAAaaccaatccttatcagaagccaACGGGAGACATATATTACCACTGAAAGCAACTTGATCATCGATTGAATAATTGTCTAGaacgtagaggagttaataatgatcgCCGATAGATTAATGTGGTTGAGCAGATGACTAAATCTGAGGAGGAAGTAGATGACAATGACGgatctattgctggttctgaagatggagaggtcacctatgtggtgaagaaaatcttatgctcgataaaacaggaggatgagacgcaaaggagaaagattttccaggcaaagtgtCAAGTAGGAGAAGCAAATAGCAGGCATTACAGCAAGCAACCTCTTAAGGTTGTAAATGTTAGGAAatccagagattactgcaacccaaaacattcagcggaaaaataaaatctctaattTCCTTCACAGGATCCgagtgcttcatttatttcgaaaggaaggataagagaaTAACCTATTAAACTCGACAAGAAGATACTATTCCGGACTGATGGTGGTGCTTTTGaaatgaacaccctctatggtatccatacgaacgtcttttatccttctagagtgttagctctctcaaagatggataaacTATATGCTCCCCAATCTGCAACTCAAAAACGATTTCTCAAAAATGTTACTCTCACAATTCGCAGAAGAAGTTTTTATTCGTtatcagtcttttgttttcccacacttcttttcataaaagagttgtgttcagaactaactatcacaatctcgcagatactcaaatatcttacgtgatagtttgttttgataaggaaaatcaaaaatattttatctgtaacagttacagatagactgaatatcttttaaatattattattttataataataaataattaatattaataataataacatcattattattattaattatactaatgggcttttagcccatgaATATAGTAcgtcaacaacgttcttttgtgtgtgacccaatagactcaTAATAAttagcaataggcccagtcccacaaggtccATAAATTATAAGCAGCCTCTAGCAAGATATTATAActatccaattaatatgaggatcgatagttcgataaaacctaataaatagaatatgtattaatccttttgtcacacgatatctagtttgaacataagtcatggtcaacttcaaacttataatgttcaaacttatgatttctcgatctttaagtagactgataaaatcaaatgatattgatcacaacatcaattcatttgagcacggccatgcatttctcagtctcacttatctaggggcccagaagatatctctctcagagagagggagAAATTCTATCtagattgttcaatatcctctatataatttctattatgctcaatcataacctttatgattgtccgattaaagacaatgtttggttatatcaaaacataacagtccttatgttggaaactatgacaatctcaagtcaaaggattaagatataactattttgagatttACTTATGaaaataacccatgtagtgatctcaatgcgggtccatccaatattttgttctctaacaagtatatatgattattgaattatatcaatatatacataatcatcttatgattatcaatcaataatcataataattatattttattattatcaacataataataagtaatcagggatgttaattattattatgtaacatgcaaacaaataataatgataataaaacctcttttattaataatcaaaatgACATATAAAAAGGTCCAATATAATGGCCTAGGGAAAATACACTAACAGTAAATTCTGGCAATCTCAGAATACTATGAAAGAAAGGAAAGACAGTAAGGAAAAAACAGTCGCTACTATAGCAGACAAAGGAGGCAAaaccaatccttatcagaagccaAAGGGAGACATATATTACCACTGTAAGTAACCTGGTCATCGATCGAATAATTGTCCAGAATGCagaggagttaataatgatcgCTGACAGGTTAATATAGTTGAGTAGTTGCTGAATCTGAGAAGGAAGTAGATGACGATGACGATGACAGATCTATTGCTAGTtttgaagatggagaggtcacctatgtggtgaagaaaatcttgtactctacaaaacaggaggatgagacgcaaaggaggaagatctTCCAGGaaaagtgtcgagtaggagaaGCAAAtagcaggctaattatagatagctacagttgtgagaatctgatagctaagcaattggtggagaaattgcagcTGCCTACACAGCCGCACTCTTtgccatacaaagtcggatggattatgGAAAgtccgacaattgaggtcaacagaatttgcagcgtgcctatctcgattAATAAATCTTACATTGAACctattaattgtgatgttgtggatatggattgctgtgaaattttgctaggtcgcccttggcagttcgatgttgatgttttgcataaggggaaggagaattcatatatGTTCACATGGAACCGAAAGAAAATTACCATTTTACCTTTCagttctgcgaaacattctaaagtggaagggaaaCTGTTGTTGTTTCCATAGGAGTGCAAAAACTATCAGgtgcagttgagaaatctggaggcatACTGGCTTTATTGGTGAAAGCGCGCAgcggaggatgcaccatctttaccactacccgcctttaaaaaatttagataagcTAAAAACAATAAACTTTAAATTCTTGCTTTTcgaaattttagaatttaaaaatcattttttagaaattatttaaatagaataagagttaaaattttattattagcaAATCAATTCACTCACTCTTTTATATTAATTCTTAAAGATATTTATCTTTACTTCTCTTCCTTTGATTCATCTTGAGTTGTATTTATAGTCTTCTTCTATTCTGCTGTAGAGACTCTTTAATTCTTCATTACTTTTTAGATATTCTACTTTTAACACTGAATATACTTAGATATATAAAACTCATTAAGTCTTAGTATCATCAAAATTAAACTCTTTCAAAATTTATGGGGCTAATATATGcaaattatagtaaaattttaaaattttagaaaataaatttaattgagaTATTTAGTTTATTAAATAGCAGTTTGAAACTAGTTTACAATGGTTTAAAAGATTCATAAATGAAAGTTTTTAAACaaaagttttatggttttagtTGGAACTATTCCTGATATTTTTCGGTTGCATTTAAAGGTAAAGTAATGGAATTGGTCGACCGGCTCATTAAAtcaatcataaaaattatttttcattgctACGATCATGTCTAtctaattttctttctttttctgacAGCTCAAAATCCAAAAGTACCATTTGTTTGCAAAATTAATCTCAGAACCCTGATTGTAATTGaccaaaagtattttttttttatatactcttctatattttatattgatttatGATGTCATTTACATACACTTGTCCATGGTtttatagaattttatt
This region of Manihot esculenta cultivar AM560-2 chromosome 10, M.esculenta_v8, whole genome shotgun sequence genomic DNA includes:
- the LOC110624033 gene encoding protein ENDOSPERM DEFECTIVE 1, which produces MSESMVEVGASMQDQAVNPHLPPPPPPHTHRRPRVREVSSRFMSPVAPSSSSSSSPLPNNKQRSSSVQKQRQTEPLSCSDENRPTMTDFTRSPPQRKHQHRAVMKLFKENGASSRPDQPTSRSHFRPDTPTVATTATSSSKLRLMQQRSTPSTISAAAKLLQSSGMSSSHLGSSNLIESSPSPSPSPLTSPSSSPSRSTCSGCDGHENCENHNIEGNHLSQSSSTQSLPDLRSSMPETGMLPKVSSRFLADRNLNRPNGTAADSSKFFASPCSRSLDFPQSSTFEYSLIHSMKGKQYTNSVKTGSGLPLPPVPHAKHVTDFSRKGRKIVSHQEAVHSLRLLHNHYLQWRFVNAKAEASIKSQKRETERTIYSLGVKISELYDSVKRKRIELGLLQRVKTLYTILEAQMPYLEEWSALEPDYSVSLSEAIQALLNASLRLPISGNVKTDIREVGEALNSSMKLMELIASHIQSFMPKAEQMEILISELARVSGGERALIEECGDLLAMTYKSQVEECSLRGQIIQLNRIHGQLQG